TGTGACTTGCTTCCAGCCGGCTATCTGTTCCGTACTGTGGATGCCGGGCGTGGCTGGATACCCTACGGCTCCGGCTGAAATTTGAGAACCCTCTGAGATGATCAGGCCCGCTGAAGCGCGCTGGCGGTAATACTCCACATTTAACGGTTGGGGTGCATTTCCTGCGCCAGCACGGTTTCTTGTTAAAGGCGCCATAACCAGACGGTTGGGTAAAGTGTATGGTCCCATATTAAAAGGGGTAAACAGATCAATATGCATTTAAAGCTCCCAAAATGTAAATAATATAAATTTGTTATGATTGTTAAGCTAAATCAAACAATATGACTTCAGCAGCAGTATGCGTGCTCAGGCTGAGGGTTGTTTCCTGAGTGATGGCAGCAGCGTCGCCACTTTTTAATTCGATGCCGTTAACTTCGACCTCGCCCCGGGCGACGTGCAGGTATGCTTTACGATCAGCGGCCAGCGAATAGCTCACCTGGTCGTCTTTTTCAAGTAGCCCCGCAAGCATGGCTGCATCCTGATGGATAGTTACCGAACCATCGCGGCCATCCGGAGATGCGACTAAACGTAAATGTCCTTGTTTATCGGTTGTTGTAAAAGTTTTCTGTTCATAGCCGGGTGTTAAGCCTTTTTGATTGGGCTGAATCCATATTTGCAATAGATGAATCGGCTCGGTTTCAGAGGCATTGAACTCACTATGGGTAATGCCTGTACCAGCGGTCATGCGTTGTACATCACCGGGGCGAATGACAGATCCTGTCCCCATGCTGTCTTTGTGTTCCAATGCGCCTTCCATGATATAGGTAATGATTTCCATGTCGCGGTGAGGATGCGTGGGAAAACCAGCTCCCGCAGCAATTCGATCATCGTTAATCACCCGCAGGCTGCCAAATCCCATATATTCAGGGTCATAATATTCGGCAAAAGAAAAAGAATGCCATGAATCGAGCCAGCCATGATTAGCGTGACCGCGATCAGTGCTTTTACGAATTTTAATCATGCTTGTTTCCTTTGTAATATCGAAATTATTGAATAATTTTTTATAGAATAGGCTTGTATCTATGTTATTCATAGCGAATAATTCTGGTTAAATCATTCAAATTATTTGATCATGCAATTTAGCCTGGATTCACTTCTCATTTTAGACGCCATTTCACGCAATGGCAGCTTTGCTGCTGCGGCAGATGAATTGCACCGTGTGCCTTCTGCGCTGAGCTATAGCGTGCATAAACTGGAGCAAGATCTGGGGGTTAAGCTGTTTGACCGCAGCGGGCATCGGGCTGCTTTGACTGAAGCAGGTAATGAATTGCTACAAGAAGGCAGAATTCTTTTACGTTCAGCCGAAGAACTGGAAGCAAGAGTGAAACGGGTGGCAACAGGCTTTGAAACCGAACTCCGTATTGCCGTGAGCGATCTGGTGCCTTTGCACCGTTTGTATCCTCTGCTTGACGCATTTTATAAGGAGGCATGTGGAACCAGATTGCGTATTTTGACAGAAGTTTACGGTGGTTGTTGGGATGCACTGGCGAGCGGTCGTGCTGATCTGGCTATTGGTGCGCCAGGAGAGGGGCCAGCAGGTGGTGGATACAATTCGCGGTCAATGGGTATATTGGAATTTGTATTTGCTGTTGCGCCGTTCCACTCATTGGCATCTTCCCCGGAACCCCTGAAAAACACCGATATTATGCAGCACCGAGCAGTTTCTGCCGGGGATAGCTCGCGCAATCTCCCACCGCGCACTTCCGGGTTGCTAAGTGGTCAGGACGTATTAACCGTGCCAAGCATGACCGCAAAGATACAAGCACAATGTATGGGTTTGGGTGTGGGATACCTTCCCAGACAATTAGCGGAACCTGAATTTACAGCGGGGCGTCTGATTTTAAAAGTAGTCGAAGAGCATAAGCCGGGAGTGCAATTATTCATAGCATGGCGGAGTAATCACAAAGGGAAAGCTATGTTGTGGTTTATTGATAAACTAACACAAAAATTCTGGCTGGAAAAACTGCTGGGGTGAGCGTTTCTCGGTTTGTTTATGGCGAGTTAATTTTTTTTAATTTCTATATTAGCAAGATTGCGTTATAAATATGCTTTTATCATTTGGTTGGTGATTTATAGTTGCTTTAAATATTTAATCACAATCTAACGGGTGTTTAAAAATGGTAGTAATGATGATAACCGGCTTAGGCGCATTAGTAGCGCTACTTTTGCTGCTGGTGTGGATGCGCAGGTCCTCAAAAACAGAAAAGGAAAGTGCTTATGTTGATCCTTTGGCAGAAGCTGAGGTGTATCTGGCATATGGGCGTAAGCAGCAAGCGATAGAAAAACTTGAGCACGCTTTGAAAAATGATGATACCCGTCAGGATATCAGGCGCAAGCTGGCTGAATTAAAAAAATGAATATTGTTGGCCGGTACTAGCTGGCTAATTTCATACAGTAATACCTGTATTCTTCGGGCGTTTCATTTTCTTCCCAGGTATCAATCAAGTTTTTGGGGCAGATCTAAGCACTGGTTTGATGCTTCACGATGGCGATTGTTTCATCAAACTATTTCTTTTGTTTTTCCAATTTTCATCTAATCTCAACTATAAATAAGAAGTTGCCAATAGCATTTTGTGCATTGCTGTCGATCAATGGGCAATATTCTAATAGGGAGTGATGTGTGAATACCGAGGATGAGTTGCAGCATAAACTGCTGAGCAAAATCAAAACCAGAAGAGAAAGTATTAATGTATTCGTGCGTAAACTGGATCGCCGTGCTGTTCGCTTGACCAATCTGAGTATTATCTGTAGCGCATTGACGAGCGCATTAACCGCCGCTCCGGCGTTTGGTGGCGGGAACTTCATTGAAGGCATGCAGCAATTGGGCATGTCCGGTGATCCACCTGTGTGGCGAGTGGTTTGTTTTTTGGCATTATTCCTTTCTCTGGTTGCAGCCATTTCAACCAATATGTACAAATCCCATGATATGGCTGCCCGCATTGCAAAAGCACAGGCTTCCTGCGTATTGCTAGAAGGGTTGGAAACGTCTGTCGAATTTGGGCAATTTTCAGTACAGGAAGCCATGAAGTTATACGCGCAATACATAGCGGATATTCCGTTTATTCACGAAGTAGATTCCGAGCCAGTCAAAGATTAATCAGTCTTATTTTGAATAACGGTAAATTTTTGTCGATGTGATTAAATATTACTAAGGGAGCGAATTGTGGCAACTTATCGTGTTGGATCCAAAGGACCAGAAATCTTGCAAATTCAAACCAGGCTGAAAACCCTGGCACTTTACAATGGACCGCTGGATGGAGAGTTTGGTGGCGGAACTGAAGCGGCGGTAAAAGTATTCCAGAAAAGTAATCAGCTGGAAATTGATGGGCAGGTGGGGGCAATAACCTGGAAAGCATTATTTAATCGAAAAATTCCTGATCCGGCAATTGTCAGCAAGCCTGCTGATTACAAATGCCTCGCGTTGACAGGCGCATTTGAAACGGGTGTGGGTATACCGGAATGTTTTGCAGGGATTAGCGGGGATTTTGATGGGCAGGGCTTGAGTTTTGGGGTGCTGCAATGGAATTTTGGCCAGGACTCATTGCAGCCACTGCTCAAAGATATGATTAAAAATAACAAGAAAATCGTCAAATCAATTTTTCAGGATCACTATGATGTGCTGATAGAGGCGCTAAACGCAGACAAACATGAATTGATGCAATTTGCGCGTTCCATCCAGCATCCCATCAAACATTTTGTGTTTGAACCCTGGCGAGGGATGTTCAAGGCGCTGGGCAGGACGGAAGAATTTCAGGCGATTGAGCAACAGTATTCAAATGGACTCTACAAATCCGCATTAAAGCTGTGTAACGACTATGGCTTGAAGAGTGAGCGAGGGGTCGCCTTGATGTTTGATATCAAGGTGCAAAATGGCAGTATTAATAAATTGGTTCAGGCGCAGATTCAGCGTGATTTTGCAAACCTGCCAGCAAGTTTATCTAAAGAGGAGATCGAAGTAGAAAAGATGAAAATTATTGCCAATCGTCGCGCTGAGGCATCCAATCCGCGTTGGGTGGAAGATGTGAGAGCTAGAAAACTGTGCATTGCTCAAGGGGGCGGCACGATACATGGTATTACCTATGAACTGGATTCCCAGTTTGGGATCAGTTTGAATAACGTTGATGTGAGTAGTTAGTTGTTTTGTAAATGACCGATTATGGAACCACATCTGAACCTTTTCAGGTGTCGAAGTGGTTGAAGCATGCATCTTGCGAGCATAAGGGAAAATTTTTTTCGGGAGAATAACTTCGGGGCTTGAAGCGGGTTTAGAAAACATTCAACATTACATAATGTTCATGTCAACTCCCTATTTTAGCGTAACATCGTTATAATGATCAGGGAGATACACTTGCTATAGCATTGTAACGGAAAAAAATAATGACACAGAATCATGATAAATCCGTAGCGGAACTATCCAAAAATGGCTATGAATTGCTACGCAAAAGAC
This genomic stretch from Sulfurirhabdus autotrophica harbors:
- a CDS encoding pirin family protein, producing the protein MIKIRKSTDRGHANHGWLDSWHSFSFAEYYDPEYMGFGSLRVINDDRIAAGAGFPTHPHRDMEIITYIMEGALEHKDSMGTGSVIRPGDVQRMTAGTGITHSEFNASETEPIHLLQIWIQPNQKGLTPGYEQKTFTTTDKQGHLRLVASPDGRDGSVTIHQDAAMLAGLLEKDDQVSYSLAADRKAYLHVARGEVEVNGIELKSGDAAAITQETTLSLSTHTAAEVILFDLA
- a CDS encoding type IV pilus assembly protein FimV — translated: MVVMMITGLGALVALLLLLVWMRRSSKTEKESAYVDPLAEAEVYLAYGRKQQAIEKLEHALKNDDTRQDIRRKLAELKK
- a CDS encoding LysR family transcriptional regulator; its protein translation is MIMQFSLDSLLILDAISRNGSFAAAADELHRVPSALSYSVHKLEQDLGVKLFDRSGHRAALTEAGNELLQEGRILLRSAEELEARVKRVATGFETELRIAVSDLVPLHRLYPLLDAFYKEACGTRLRILTEVYGGCWDALASGRADLAIGAPGEGPAGGGYNSRSMGILEFVFAVAPFHSLASSPEPLKNTDIMQHRAVSAGDSSRNLPPRTSGLLSGQDVLTVPSMTAKIQAQCMGLGVGYLPRQLAEPEFTAGRLILKVVEEHKPGVQLFIAWRSNHKGKAMLWFIDKLTQKFWLEKLLG
- a CDS encoding peptidoglycan-binding domain-containing protein, with product MATYRVGSKGPEILQIQTRLKTLALYNGPLDGEFGGGTEAAVKVFQKSNQLEIDGQVGAITWKALFNRKIPDPAIVSKPADYKCLALTGAFETGVGIPECFAGISGDFDGQGLSFGVLQWNFGQDSLQPLLKDMIKNNKKIVKSIFQDHYDVLIEALNADKHELMQFARSIQHPIKHFVFEPWRGMFKALGRTEEFQAIEQQYSNGLYKSALKLCNDYGLKSERGVALMFDIKVQNGSINKLVQAQIQRDFANLPASLSKEEIEVEKMKIIANRRAEASNPRWVEDVRARKLCIAQGGGTIHGITYELDSQFGISLNNVDVSS